Proteins encoded together in one Musa acuminata AAA Group cultivar baxijiao chromosome BXJ3-6, Cavendish_Baxijiao_AAA, whole genome shotgun sequence window:
- the LOC103989308 gene encoding uncharacterized protein LOC103989308 encodes MAMDRPSLHQPPHATAFPVFIDSSLGTNLAMSVSPDDTVADLKRKIRIEHTLCFPDVGEVSVQALKVKRRGAFYHLSNTMLVRSAFDGSKATWFLHVDVVPTSISKCQGTAEHFENQTMEQLDDSHQILVDPSRNLDEDRLPGRKDISVDDMSNVNEKHAELVGHVDLSKQKPGSCQIECLMNTSCDQFATHNHNVEQSTQVHQLERPEIDVENQVHESDGRVKEATKLSAIPNSGLSFDQANKEGRENKVPELGDFDGESVPVGTEGKSTKRNDVERNDHFINANSEHVLSGNKMGNQRKANSVEEHTSTYTVGGALGGKATSTMGKLPSEVDTVAGKAILVSPEELYSKLRDGDPNLIEHRTDDKKKSKKRRHSSKSQQTEAASDMRSNDPDMALPQNTKEPYVEHVSLLGKNSSGLGPEVKEGNHVGALVNKHKDLNKQFDAATKQASENAAGEDSLQVDTYSQKIDVLDFSSENMAKGSHINHISDMDFCKNIVEADTHEVPLDDNHKDGITESNFAPSTKEAAPFRNSAEVESQIPTDVRRKKRSRKNLPKTLSGSNDPSHSLECADEGNPKKQHGDHRGIDKESHTRTSNHEDTAKLYSENPSAGNVGTPHRKRRRKSEKVELTNFQTNSYEPVSSLDNVANKQHSKGKLDGQEPQQLVVTTEIKSLPNTAVMDPMCPSIPDDTKSQRKKKRSAKVELQDHESTQQNFAHALVGEVAEEKAKKTLNNHDKELGKESNSLANNGEAAVLGGSTKVDTAICSISQGKSTHRRKRKSGKLYSSHDTSGSQITEVNFEKTSTIISRHPDGASDDVILPNKTEQNASHDNGLNVHSTGSFNNLSNKCEFSCNLAKTDNEENLKGALVSTSANLVKEFPLHMAHRNFDKAIEANESRELPDFDNDKINFVDAFCPSIVQHESVVSAHVSTPVDTEPKKQRKTKKKRKSNKHDSACDLVYPSEMDKHHMVNSGQLICDSGNQDLSDQIGQPTSKGFSNGKAHDDAAKRTTNCDVNAGAATSDFMPPTRLHDSNVEEKIQGNKPDTFRLSSHDEQSKHVYNSKEKASSSKAAAKSPDHHHANASVDLGNETCQPEKNVIVNVGAHAVQSPSKTSRVSHKETLADPVASSDSTEEDTPVQAKQYRLAVRKVPSKNFGEFSNSNKQESSLFTPGAIFNAATSDSSEDEFEFRNREVTELGAFDSSASSSDSDGDLENRKISGPKSAAYGSKDEGSDGDITLSQSLNVSRKGMPLGTILRSSSSYKKAKFLASQSQAEDSESQPVDVVPETQPESD; translated from the exons ATGGCGATGGATCGCCCCTCTCTGCATCAACCACCGCACGCCACCGCTTTCCCCGTCTTCATCGATTCCAGCCTCGGCACCAACCTCGCCATGTCCGTGTCCCCAGACGACACCGTCGCCGATCTCAAGA GAAAAATAAGGATCGAACACACACTATGCTTTCCGGATGTTGGCGAAGTATCTGTCCAGGCATTAAAG GTGAAACGAAGAGGTGCCTTCTATCATTTATCAAATACCATGCTTGTCAGAAGTGCTTTTGATGGTAGCAAGGCAACTTGGTTTCTTCATGTTGATGTTGTACCTACATCTATCTCGAAATGTCAAGGAACTGCAGAGCATTTTGAAAATCAGACTATGGAGCAGTTAGATGACAGTCATCAAATTCTTGTGGATCCTAGCCGGAACTTGGATGAGGATAGGCTTCCTGGTAGAAAGGATATTTCCGTTGATGATATGTCCAATGTGAACGAGAAGCATGCTGAGTTGGTTGGTCATGTTGATTTGTCAAAACAAAAACCTGGGAGTTGCCAGATTGAATGTCTCATGAATACTTCTTGTGATCAATTTGCTACACATAATCATAATGTTGAGCAATCCACACAGGTTCATCAATTAGAGAGGCCAGAAATTGACGTTGAAAACCAGGTGCATGAATCAGATGGTAGGGTCAAAGAAGCAACCAAATTGTCTGCTATTCCTAATTCTGGTCTGTCTTTTGATCAAGCAAATAAGGAGGGCAGAGAAAACAAAGTTCCAGAACTTGGAGATTTTGATGGTGAATCTGTTCCTGTTGGTACGGAAGGTAAATCCACAAAAAGGAATGATGTTGAACGGAATGATCATTTCATCAATGCGAATTCTGAACATGTTCTTTCAGGGAACAAAATGGGAAATCAGAGGAAAGCAAACTCTGTTGAGGAGCATACATCAACATATACTGTTGGAGGAGCACTTGGTGGTAAAGCGACTTCCACAATGGGAAAACTTCCTAGTGAAGTTGATACGGTTGCAGGCAAAGCTATTTTGGTGTCTCCAGAAGAATTGTACAGTAAACTACGTGATGGTGACCCTAATTTGATAGAACATCGTACTGATgataaaaagaaaagcaaaaagagaAGACACTCTTCCAAGTCTCAACAAACTGAAGCGGCTTCTGATATGCGATCAAATGATCCTGACATGGCTTTGCCTCAAAATACTAAAGAACCATATGTTGAACACGTATCTTTGTTGGGGAAGAATTCCAGTGGTCTTGGACCAGAAGTTAAAGAAGGCAATCATGTAGGAGCATTAGTAAACAAGCACAAAGATCTGAACAAACAGTTTGATGCTGCCACTAAGCAAGCTTCTGAAAATGCTGCTGGTGAAGATTCATTGCAAGTAGACACTTACTCTCAAAAAATTGATGTCTTGGATTTCAGCAGTGAGAATATGGCAAAAGGTTCACATATAAATCATATCTCAGACATGGACTTCTGTAAAAATATAGTGGAGGCTGATACTCATGAAGTTCCCTTGGATGATAACCATAAAGATGGCATCACAGAGTCTAACTTTGCACCCAGCACTAAAGAAGCAGCTCCATTTAGAAATTCTGCAGAAGTTGAATCTCAAATTCCAACTGATGTCCGCAGAAAGAAAAGATCCAGGAAGAACTTACCCAAAACATTATCAGGTAGCAATGATCCTAGTCATTCTTTAGAATGTGCTGATGAAGGGAATCCCAAAAAACAACATGGAGATCATAGAGGCATTGATAAAGAATCACATACAAGAACTTCCAATCATGAGGATACTGCAAAGTTATATTCTGAAAATCCTTCTGCTGGTAATGTTGGAACGCCACATCGCAAGAGGAGAAGAAAATCTGAGAAAGTTGAATTGACCAATTTCCAGACTAATAGTTATGAACCTGTTTCTTCCTTGGACAATGTAGCAAACAAACAGCACAGCAAAGGGAAATTGGATGGCCAAGAACCACAGCAGTTGGTTGTCACTACAGAAATTAAGTCTCTTCCAAATACTGCAGTTATGGATCCCATGTGTCCTTCCATCCCTGATGATACAAAATCACaacgaaaaaagaaaagatctgctAAGGTTGAACTTCAGGATCACGAATCCACCCAACAAAACTTTGCCCACGCTCTGGTTGGAGAAGTTGCTGAAGAGAAGGCCAAGAAAACACTGAATAACCATGATAAAGAACTAGGTAAAGAATCGAACTCATTAGCTAATAATGGAGAAGCTGCAGTACTTGGAGGCTCTACAAAAGTAGATACAGCAATTTGTTCGATTTCTCAAGGTAAAAGTACACATCGCCGCAAGAGAAAGTCAGGAAAATTGTATTCGTCCCATGACACATCAGGAAGTCAGATTACTGAAGTGAATTTTGAGAAAACATCCACAATCATCAGTAGACATCCTGATGGTGCTTCTGATGATGTTATTCTTCCAAATAAAACTGAGCAAAATGCATCTCATGATAATGGATTAAATGTGCATTCGACTGGATCTTTTAATAATTTATCCAATAAATGTGAATTTTCCTGCAATTTGGCAAAAACAGACAACGAAGAGAATTTGAAGGGAGCTTTGGTCAGCACTTCTGCTAATCTTGTTAAAGAATTTCCACTGCATATGGCTCATAGAAATTTTGACAAAGCTATTGAAGCAAACGAGTCTAGAGAACTTCCagattttgacaatgacaaaattaACTTTGTTGATGCTTTCTGTCCAAGTATTGTCCAGCATGAATCTGTTGTTTCTGCACATGTTTCTACACCAGTTGACACTGAACCCAAGAAACAACGCAAGactaagaagaaaagaaaatcaaACAAGCATGATTCGGCTTGTGATTTGGTATACCCTTCAGAAATGGATAAACATCATATGGTAAATAGTGGACAGCTAATATGTGATTCTGGTAACCAGGATTTATCTGATCAAATTGGCCAGCCTACTTCTAAGGGATTCAGTAATGGAAAAGCACATGATGATGCTGCCAAGAGGACGACAAATTGTGATGTGAATGCTGGCGCTGCCACGTCTGACTTTATGCCTCCAACAAGGTTGCATGATAGCAATGTTGAAGAGAAGATTCAAGGTAACAAACCTGACACATTCCGGTTGTCATCACACGATGAGCAAAGCAAACATGTCTATAATTCCAAAGAGAAGGCATCTTCTTCGAAGGCTGCAGCTAAATCTCCTGACCATCACCATGCTAATGCCTCTGTTGACTTAGGAAATGAAACTTGCCAACCTGAGAAAAATGTAATTGTCAATGTAGGTGCTCATGCAGTTCAGAGTCCATCTAAGACTTCTCGAGTTTCTCACAAGGAAACTCTGGCTGATCCTGTAGCATCATCTGACAGCACGGAGGAAGATACACCAGTCCAAGCTAAACAATATAGACTTGCAGTTAGGAAAGTTCCAAGCAAAAATTTTGGGGAGTTCTCAAACAGTAATAAACAAGAGAGCTCTTTATTTACCCCAGGTGCCATTTTTAATGCTGCTACAAGTGATAGTTCTGAAGATGAGTTTGAGTTCAGGAACAGAGAAGTCACTGAGTTAGGGGCCTTTGATTCTTCAGCTTCATCATCTGATTCTGATGGTGACCTTGAGAACAGAAAGATATCAG GACCTAAATCTGCAGCATATGGAAGTAAAGATGAGGGATCTGATGGAGACATCACTTTGTCACA ATCATTGAATGTGTCCAGAAAGGGCATGCCGCTGGGTACAATACTTAGATCTTCGAGCAGCTACAAAAAGGCCAAGtttcttgcttctcaatcacaaGCTGAAGACTCTGAGAGCCAACCTGTAGATGTTGTACCGGAAACGCAGCCGGAATCCGATTGA